From a single Bacillus pseudomycoides DSM 12442 genomic region:
- a CDS encoding NAD-dependent succinate-semialdehyde dehydrogenase, whose protein sequence is MDKKATYINLEQKAMYINGEWIGLQEQIEINNPATQEVFATVPKGGVIEAKQAVDAAHEAFKSWSKLTAADRAQKLKKWFALIDENKEEIAAIMTKEQGKPFAEALGEVNYANSFVEWYAEEGKRVYGEMIPASHPDKRILVIKQPVGVIAAITPWNFPAAMITRKVAPALAAGCTAVVKPASQTPLTALKLAELAHEADIPKGVLNIVTGSAKAIADTWMNDGRVRKVSFTGSTEIGKELMCGAAKTMKKVSLELGGHAPFIVMNDADLDKAVEAVIGSKFRNAGQTCICTNRVFVQEAVYGEFAEKFQKAVGQLKVGDGFGEGTTVGPLIDANAVEKVKEHIEDAIQKGGEILYGGQTIAELNGYFIEPTVIGGANDTMLCMNEETFGPVAPVAKFETVEEVIERANNTPYGLAAYVFTKDISQAFQISEALEYGIIGLNDGLPSVAQAPFGGYKESGIGREGGHFGIDEYLEIKYISLGL, encoded by the coding sequence TTGGATAAGAAAGCGACTTATATAAATTTAGAACAGAAAGCAATGTATATAAATGGGGAATGGATCGGGCTACAGGAACAAATTGAAATTAATAATCCTGCGACGCAGGAAGTATTTGCAACTGTTCCAAAAGGCGGAGTCATTGAGGCGAAGCAAGCGGTAGATGCTGCACATGAAGCTTTTAAATCTTGGTCAAAATTAACTGCAGCTGACCGTGCGCAAAAATTAAAAAAGTGGTTTGCACTAATTGATGAAAATAAAGAAGAAATCGCAGCAATTATGACGAAAGAGCAAGGGAAGCCATTTGCAGAAGCACTTGGTGAAGTGAATTATGCGAATAGTTTTGTAGAATGGTATGCAGAAGAAGGAAAGCGAGTATATGGTGAGATGATTCCAGCTTCTCATCCAGATAAACGCATCTTAGTAATAAAACAGCCTGTTGGTGTTATTGCAGCAATTACACCGTGGAATTTTCCAGCTGCTATGATTACAAGAAAAGTAGCTCCAGCGCTTGCAGCAGGTTGCACAGCAGTTGTAAAGCCTGCAAGTCAAACGCCGTTAACAGCATTAAAATTAGCTGAACTTGCACATGAGGCTGATATTCCAAAGGGCGTTTTAAACATTGTAACAGGTAGTGCAAAGGCTATCGCTGATACGTGGATGAATGATGGACGTGTGAGAAAGGTTTCGTTTACGGGATCAACTGAAATCGGAAAAGAATTAATGTGTGGTGCAGCGAAAACAATGAAAAAAGTGTCACTTGAATTAGGGGGGCATGCTCCGTTTATTGTGATGAATGATGCGGATTTAGATAAAGCCGTAGAAGCGGTAATTGGTTCGAAATTCCGTAATGCTGGTCAAACATGCATATGTACAAATCGCGTATTTGTACAAGAAGCGGTATATGGAGAATTTGCAGAGAAGTTTCAAAAAGCAGTAGGTCAGCTTAAGGTAGGAGATGGATTTGGAGAAGGTACGACTGTAGGGCCGCTTATTGATGCGAATGCAGTAGAAAAAGTAAAGGAACATATAGAAGATGCTATCCAAAAAGGCGGCGAAATCCTTTATGGAGGACAAACAATTGCAGAATTAAATGGTTACTTTATTGAACCAACTGTAATTGGAGGAGCAAACGATACAATGTTATGTATGAATGAGGAAACATTTGGACCAGTTGCGCCTGTTGCAAAATTTGAAACGGTTGAAGAAGTAATTGAACGAGCTAATAATACTCCGTATGGTTTAGCTGCATATGTATTTACAAAAGATATTAGTCAAGCATTTCAAATTAGTGAAGCATTAGAATATGGCATTATCGGTTTAAATGATGGCCTTCCATCAGTTGCACAAGCTCCGTTTGGCGGATATAAAGAAAGTGGTATTGGTCGTGAAGGGGGTCATTTTGGAATTGACGAATATTTAGAAATTAAATACATTTCTTTAGGACTATAA
- a CDS encoding vanadium-dependent haloperoxidase, with product MGRNPNRNRKDCYPYIEKNCEIGPMSPYERCDKAFRVRFQAADYQKGIPLPVQFCNGDEKLFDNKIASFSKALPHNSLGEVDIYAYKKWIEALKKGKPDAFECLTLGGVVKLANPQAAYAYGLEGPDSHHLSIAVPPAFSSAWEASEMTELYWQALTRDVPFAEYNSNSLTLAAASELSSLSDFRGPKVNGSVTTETLFRGGIPGGLIGPYISQFLWQDVPYGATTMIQKYRTTVSDKDYMTAYQEWLDIQNGLSPKEIIFDTVTRYIRNGRDLAEFVHQDFSYQACLSACLILLSFGKGALSSNNPYLHSKTQNGFVTFGAPHILDLVGKTAKAALEAAWCQKFLVHRRIRPEEFGGRVHNQLTGDTHYPIHPELLNSQVISEVFSKFGTYLLPLAYPEGCPTHPAYPAGHATLMGAGVTVLKAFFNESFVIPKPVVASSDGLSLLSYSGQPLKVGGELNKLATNIGLGRGTAGVHWRSDTIEGLKLGEAVAIGILKDHKAIYNEKFNGFSFTKFNGKFIKI from the coding sequence ATGGGACGAAATCCGAATCGAAATAGAAAAGATTGTTATCCATATATAGAAAAGAATTGTGAGATAGGACCTATGTCCCCATATGAGCGTTGTGATAAGGCATTCCGAGTTCGTTTTCAAGCTGCAGATTATCAAAAAGGTATTCCTCTTCCAGTTCAATTCTGTAACGGAGATGAAAAATTGTTTGATAATAAAATTGCTAGCTTCTCCAAGGCTTTACCACATAATTCTTTAGGGGAAGTTGATATTTATGCTTATAAAAAATGGATTGAGGCACTTAAGAAGGGAAAGCCAGATGCTTTTGAATGTTTAACGCTTGGTGGTGTAGTGAAGCTTGCCAATCCACAAGCAGCTTATGCTTATGGGCTAGAAGGACCGGATTCTCACCATTTAAGTATCGCGGTACCTCCAGCTTTTAGTAGTGCCTGGGAAGCAAGTGAAATGACTGAACTATACTGGCAGGCATTGACACGTGATGTGCCTTTTGCTGAATATAATAGTAATTCTCTTACTTTAGCAGCGGCTTCTGAATTATCAAGTTTGTCGGATTTCCGTGGACCTAAAGTTAATGGTAGCGTTACTACAGAGACTTTGTTTCGTGGTGGAATACCTGGTGGTCTGATAGGACCTTATATTTCTCAATTTTTATGGCAAGATGTTCCCTATGGAGCTACAACAATGATTCAAAAATATCGTACTACTGTATCTGATAAAGATTATATGACTGCTTACCAAGAATGGCTGGATATCCAAAATGGTTTATCTCCGAAGGAAATTATATTTGATACAGTCACTCGTTATATTCGTAATGGTCGTGACCTAGCTGAATTTGTTCATCAAGATTTTTCCTACCAAGCTTGTCTTTCTGCGTGTTTGATATTACTTAGCTTTGGAAAAGGAGCATTATCATCCAATAACCCCTACTTACATTCAAAAACTCAGAATGGTTTTGTTACCTTCGGTGCCCCTCATATTTTGGATTTAGTGGGTAAGACGGCAAAGGCAGCACTTGAAGCGGCATGGTGTCAAAAGTTTTTAGTTCATCGCAGAATCCGCCCTGAAGAGTTTGGAGGGCGTGTTCATAATCAGCTAACAGGTGATACTCATTATCCGATTCATCCAGAATTATTAAATTCGCAAGTTATTTCCGAAGTATTTAGCAAGTTTGGAACGTATTTACTCCCGTTAGCGTATCCTGAAGGCTGTCCGACTCATCCTGCATACCCTGCGGGACATGCAACTCTTATGGGAGCTGGTGTCACTGTATTGAAAGCCTTTTTTAATGAATCGTTTGTCATTCCAAAACCAGTTGTAGCGAGTTCTGATGGTCTTTCTTTGCTCTCTTATTCAGGACAACCTTTGAAAGTCGGAGGGGAATTGAATAAGCTTGCTACCAATATTGGGCTTGGCCGTGGTACAGCTGGTGTTCATTGGCGTTCTGACACGATAGAAGGCTTAAAGCTCGGGGAAGCAGTAGCGATTGGAATTCTGAAAGATCATAAAGCAATCTATAACGAAAAATTTAATGGCTTTTCTTTTACTAAATTCAATGGTAAGTTTATAAAAATTTAA
- a CDS encoding aminopeptidase produces the protein MSFEQSLEKYAALAVNVGVNIQPGQTLSINAPLEAAPFVRLITEKAYKSGAKHVYVDWNDEVLTRLKFDLAPEEAFSEFPAWKAHAREELAKEGAAFMSIYAENPDLLKGVDAKRIASAHKVAGEAMKVYRDYVQADKVSWCVISVPTREWAAKVFPDVAPEEQQEKLWDAIFQATRADLENPIEAWKEHDETLHTKVDYLNEKHYKALHYTGPGTDLTIELPEKHVWAGAGSLNEKNIPFMANIPTEEVFTMPLKTGVNGQVSSTKPLVFAGNIIDNFTLTFENGRIVDYKADVGEEALKHLVETDEGSHFLGEVALVPHDSPISNTNILFYNTLFDENASCHLAIGNAYAFNLDGGKTMTKEELAENGANSSITHEDFMIGSAELDIDGITADGTHEPIFRKGNWAF, from the coding sequence ATGTCATTTGAACAATCATTAGAAAAGTATGCTGCTCTTGCAGTAAATGTCGGTGTTAATATTCAGCCTGGACAAACATTATCTATTAATGCGCCACTTGAGGCAGCTCCATTTGTCCGTCTTATTACAGAAAAAGCATATAAATCAGGCGCAAAGCATGTATATGTAGATTGGAACGATGAGGTATTAACACGTTTAAAATTTGATTTAGCTCCTGAAGAAGCATTCTCAGAATTCCCTGCTTGGAAGGCACATGCACGTGAAGAATTGGCAAAAGAAGGCGCTGCATTTATGTCTATCTATGCAGAAAATCCAGATTTATTAAAAGGTGTAGATGCAAAACGAATTGCAAGTGCTCATAAGGTTGCTGGAGAAGCAATGAAGGTATACCGTGATTATGTACAAGCAGATAAAGTAAGCTGGTGCGTAATCTCTGTTCCTACGAGAGAATGGGCTGCAAAAGTATTCCCTGATGTAGCACCAGAAGAGCAACAAGAAAAGCTATGGGATGCAATTTTCCAAGCAACTCGTGCAGATTTAGAAAATCCTATTGAAGCATGGAAAGAACATGATGAAACATTACATACAAAAGTAGACTACTTAAACGAAAAACATTATAAAGCTCTTCACTATACAGGTCCTGGAACAGATTTAACAATTGAACTTCCAGAAAAACATGTATGGGCTGGCGCTGGTAGCTTAAATGAAAAGAATATACCATTTATGGCTAACATTCCGACAGAAGAAGTCTTTACTATGCCATTAAAAACAGGTGTAAACGGTCAAGTATCGAGCACAAAACCATTAGTATTTGCAGGTAACATCATCGATAACTTTACACTAACATTCGAAAATGGTCGCATTGTTGACTACAAAGCTGATGTTGGCGAAGAAGCACTAAAACATTTAGTAGAAACAGATGAAGGCTCTCACTTCTTAGGAGAAGTCGCATTAGTACCTCATGATTCACCGATTTCTAATACAAACATTTTATTCTATAATACGCTATTTGATGAAAATGCATCTTGCCATTTAGCAATTGGGAATGCTTATGCATTTAACTTAGATGGTGGTAAAACGATGACAAAAGAAGAGCTTGCAGAAAATGGAGCAAACTCTAGTATTACACACGAAGACTTTATGATTGGTTCAGCAGAGCTTGATATTGATGGTATTACAGCTGACGGAACACATGAACCAATTTTCCGTAAAGGTAACTGGGCATTCTAA
- a CDS encoding polysaccharide deacetylase family protein — translation MKKYAAIALCTSAILAGCNSNNTNNEPKKEKTVQEQPKKQVEKVQPQGTISWSSITHESTNTAIHITDLKDSLTEVQYKIWRTADGKESAKLFSSKDKNKQFAIPFDIKEFDGKRGEYQIEASGLKEGGKSILLTTSTITFQQHVPVLMYHAIEDYYGQGIKGLFVSPANFEAQMKYLKENSYTLLTFERWNDINKVNKPILVTFDDGMKNNMNAFHILQKLKDDTFKPTATEYMIVDNIDAEGSLSTADIKEMVDSGIFSVQSHTATHADLPKITNYEGELKGSKEKLEKITGKPVIAIAYPFGHVNDKVVEETKKYYQFATTTKPGQFITKGEPDELLKMKRVRMHNTTTVEQFATSIK, via the coding sequence ATGAAAAAATATGCAGCTATTGCTTTATGTACATCTGCCATTCTAGCAGGGTGTAATTCTAACAATACAAATAATGAACCTAAAAAAGAGAAAACGGTTCAAGAACAGCCAAAAAAGCAAGTAGAAAAAGTGCAACCACAGGGTACAATATCTTGGAGTTCTATTACACATGAATCCACAAATACAGCTATCCATATAACGGATTTAAAAGATTCTTTAACCGAGGTACAATATAAAATTTGGCGAACTGCTGATGGAAAAGAAAGCGCAAAATTATTTTCATCCAAAGATAAAAACAAACAGTTTGCAATTCCTTTTGATATTAAAGAATTTGACGGCAAACGTGGTGAATATCAAATTGAAGCATCTGGTTTAAAAGAAGGTGGAAAAAGTATTCTGCTCACAACATCCACCATCACGTTTCAGCAGCATGTTCCTGTCTTAATGTATCACGCGATTGAGGATTATTATGGTCAAGGAATAAAAGGCTTATTTGTCTCACCTGCGAACTTCGAAGCGCAAATGAAATATTTAAAAGAAAACAGCTATACATTATTAACGTTCGAACGTTGGAATGATATTAATAAAGTAAATAAACCAATTCTTGTTACGTTTGATGATGGTATGAAAAATAATATGAATGCATTTCATATTCTACAAAAGTTAAAAGACGATACATTTAAGCCGACAGCAACCGAATATATGATTGTTGATAACATCGATGCAGAAGGCTCCTTATCCACCGCGGATATAAAAGAGATGGTTGATTCGGGTATTTTCTCTGTCCAATCTCATACAGCAACACATGCTGATTTACCGAAAATCACAAACTATGAGGGAGAGTTAAAGGGTTCAAAAGAAAAGCTTGAAAAGATCACTGGTAAACCTGTCATTGCAATTGCATACCCGTTTGGTCATGTAAATGATAAAGTTGTAGAAGAAACAAAGAAATATTATCAATTTGCGACAACGACAAAACCAGGACAGTTCATTACAAAAGGTGAGCCAGATGAACTGTTAAAAATGAAACGCGTTCGTATGCACAACACTACTACAGTTGAACAGTTTGCTACTTCTATTAAATAA